From Paraglaciecola sp. L1A13:
CTCGAAAAAAGCAGCGTACAGTTTTATTCGCAAAAGCTCAAAGATGCATCACAACGTATTATCGAACTAGAAACTGCATTACAAACCGCCATTACTAATCATGAGTTCGAACTATTTTTACAACCAATGCTTGACCTTACCAGCGGCACTATCCTTAAAGCAGAAGCGCTATTGCGCTGGAATCGTTTCGATAGTGAACGTATTGGCCCCGACGAATTCATCCCTATCGCGGAACAAACAGGTTTAATCATTCCTATTGGTAAATGGGTCATTTCAAAAGCCTGTGAAATGATAAGTACACTCAATCACAGAGGACACAGCTGTAAATTATCAGTCAATTTATCCCCACGACAAGTCGGCGATAGAAACCTACTCACTTTTATTCAAAACGAAATTAGAAATCACCATATTCAACCCAATCAATTGGAACTAGAACTCACCGAAGGGGTGTTAGTAGATAACTATGATAGAGTCCAATTTTTACTCACTGAAGTCAGAAAACTAGGTGTCAGCGTGTCTATTGATGACTTTGGTACTGGATACAGTTCACTTTCATATTTAAAAAAATTGCCGATAGATCATATTAAAATAGATAGATCCTTTGTGCAGGATTTAGTTAATGACGAAAATGATAGAGCCATTATTATGGCTATTATCGCCATGGCCCATAGTTTGAAATTGAATGTTATTGCTGAAGGGGTAGAAACAGAACTACAGCGTGATTTTTTACGGTTAAATCACTGTAACCTTGCCCAAGGTTATTTGTTTAGTCGCCCGCTTCCGTTTATGGAATTCTGCGAATACTTGGGCAACCTAACTAACCAAAAGCTGATAGACCAGTCTGAGCACGACCTAAAATAAGCGCGTGTACATCGTGGGTACCTTCATAGGTATTCACTGCTTCTAAGTTGAGTACGTGCCGAATTACATGAAACTCATCTGAAATCCCATTTGCACCATGCATATCTCGGGAGGTGCGTGCAATATCAAGCGCCTTTCCACAAGAGTTACGTTTAATTAAAGAAATAGCTTCCGGTGCGAGTGCGTTAGCATCCATTAAACGCCCTGCTTGCAGACATGCCAACAATCCGATAGAAATTTCAGTCTGCATATCGGCCAGTTTCTTTTGGATCAATTGATTGGCTGCTAATGGACGAGAAAATTGCTCTCGGTCTAAACAATATTGTCGTGCTTGATGCCAACAAAACTCCGCTGCGCCTAAACTTCCCCAAGCAATGCCAAAACGCGCTTTGTTCAAGCAGCTAAAAGGACCTTTTAAGCCTTGTACATTTGGCAGAATGTTTTCGGCTGGCACAAAGACATCAAGCATCACAATTTCGCCTGTTACCGACGCCCTTAATGAAAACTTCCCTTCAATTTTAGGTGCAGACAACCCCGGCATGTTTTTCTCAAGTATAAATCCGCGAATAACACCATTTAACTTCCCCCAGACTAGGAAAACATCGGCGATCGGAGAATTGGTTATCCACAATTTGTTGCCGTTTAATAGATACCCTCCATCTACCTCCTGAGCACGAGTGAGCATACTGGCTGGATCCGAGCCAGAATTCGGCTCGGTTAGGCCAAAGCAGCCCACCCATTGCCCAAGCGCCAACTTAGGCAGATAACGCTTCCTTTGTTCATCGCTACCAAACGTAAAGATAGGATACATAACCAATGATGACTGCACACTCATCGCACTGCGGTAACCGCTGTCAACACGCTCCACCTCTCTGGCTAGCAATCCATAACTGACGTTGTTCACTTCAGCACAGCCATATTCTTGAGGTAAGGTACAACCCAGTAATCCAAGCTCACCCATTTCTGACATGATGTCTCGATCAAAGTATTCATGGCGATTACCCTTTAATATTCTGGGCATAAGCTTTTGTTGACAATATTGATGAGCGGTATCGCGAATAAGACGTTCATCATCTTGCAACATGCCATCAAGATTAAGAGGATCTTGCCAATTAAATTTAGCAGTTGAATGATTAGTCATATTTATCTCAAAATCAGGTGTTACTGGATTTACCAAGTCTATATGTCACTCGGTAATGCAAACTAAAACGGAGCTGGATATTGTTTTAATACAGTGGCGATATCGACTTTAGCCTGTTCACTAAGTGGCTTTTTAAACGCCGCAATATTTTCGTGTAATTGCGTCATATTTGTTGCGCCAATAATAGTTGATGTCACACCATCAACGTTATTACACCAAGCTAATGCTAATTCACAAGGTGTTAAACCATGTGCCTTAGCAACGTCCACATAGCCTGAAACGGCTAACTCAGTATTCTTGGTATCTCTGAAAATACCGTTACGTTGTTCTAACGTCCATCGGCTTCCTTCTGGACGTTGATTGTTCAGATACTTTCCGCTTAGCGCGCCGCCAGCAAGAGGTGACCAAGGTAAATAAGCAATATTTTCTGCTACGCAATGTTCTATAAGATACGGCCAATCCTTGCTGTGCAACAAATTAAACTCGTTTTGCATCGACACCATACGTGGCAAATCATATTGCTTACTCAAATTTAAGTATTGCGTTAGCCCCCACGGAGTTTCGTTTGATAAACCACAGAAACGGATCTTGCCCTGTTCGACACAGGTGTTCAAAGCTTGAAGAACCGCTAGCATTTGTGCGGTTTCTGCGGCACTGTCAGTCTTAGAGAAACTAACGCGGCCCACCGCGTGTTTGGCAAAATGTGGTGATGTTCGATTTGGCCAATGCAGCTGATACAAGTCAATATAATCGGTGTTTAAACGCTTTAATGAATCATCTACCGCCTTTATCACTGATGCTGGAGAAATTGGGCTCCCTTGACGAATATAAGATAAGCCCGGCCCGACAATTTTTGAAGCCAAAATGATATTTTTTCGACGCTCAGGATGACGCCCCAGCCAGTCACCAATAATCCTCTCTGTTTGACCATATTTTTCCCCCGATGGAGGTACCGGGTATAATTCAGCAGTGTCGACAAAGTTAACGCCTTGTTCAAGGGCATATTCAATTTGCTGATCTGCGTCCTGCTGTGTATTTTGCACGCCCCAAGTCATTGAACCTAAGCACACTCGGGAAACAGACAGACCACTATGGCCTAATTCCGAATAATTCATTTATATTCCTTATTTTTCTGCATTTGCGGGATGGTTCGACCTATTATACTTGCCTATCTTTTTGCGCGCGCAGCTGGAAATGTTATCAGATATTACCGTCAGTCATTATTCATTGGACTAGGCGACTCAGGTAACTTATACAATTTATATAGCAAATCAGGTTGATATAAAGCTTCGATCGCCTTGGTTAGATCGGGGATTACATTTTGATGTAATGATTTTTTGGAAAAATGAAACCAATTTGAATTTTCGGCAAGTACCAGTGGTGTACCAAAATCCTGTATATTTTCGCCCAATGCTATTAGGTTGTATTCAATTCCCTGTAAAGAGCCCACCACCGCATTAACCCGGTTCAATCTAAGCAAGTTAAGACCTTGAGCATAATCACTTACTTGGAGCTTACGCAATTGAGTGTCTTCATCAAAAGCTGTTGAAAAGCTCGCTCCGCGAATGACAGCAATATGATTCAGCAACAATAATTGATTATAAGTAGATAAATTTCTACCTGCTTGAGGTAGCACAATAACCTTCGACTTTGAGATAGGCCCTATAAAGGTTACATAGTCGTCTAACTGAGCGTTTCGAAAAATAAGGGCTCCATCTAATGTTCCTCGTTGGACGCCGGAAATCACTCTTGCGTATGGCCAAAGTACGATATCAAACTTGATACCCGTTTTGACGCTTAACAAATCAAGGTAGCGTACGACTGAACCAGTTAGTTCATTCTCGCTGTTAACATAAGCAAATGGCGCAAATCCAGGTACACCTACTTTTAATGTAGTCGTTTGAGGTGGCGTTTTGGCAACAAGCTGAGCTGAAAAAGCGCAAAAGATAAAGCACAACAGTAGCCACTTAAACATATTTCATCACTAAATTATCGCCCAAAATGAAGGTTATTGATTATTTATGGTTCACTAAATTAATAATACGCAACCGATAAACGAAGTACAGAAAAACATAGTCGTTATAGCAACCCAAATTAATCATTAAGCATATGAAAACATACCTCGGTTTATTTGACTAGGCGACACATCAAGGATCGATTCGAAATTTTGCGCCAGTCACTTTTCTTCAGACATAAAAAAAGGCCACCGAAGTGACCTTATTAAATTCTTAATCTAAACGATTATAGAATTTTAGATACTACACCAGCACCAACTGTGCGGCCACCTTCACGGATAGCGAAGCGTAAACCTTCGTCCATCGCGATAGGTGCAATCAATTCAACTACGAATTTAAGGTTGTCACCAGGCATAACCATTTCTACGCCTTCAGGAAGCTCTACAGCACCTGTTACGTCAGTTGTACGGAAGTAGAACTGTGGACGGTAACCTTTAAAGAACGGAGTATGACGGCCGCCTTCATCTTTAGACAACACGTAAACTTCTGCTTCGAACTTAGTGTGTGGGTTGATTGAACCAGGCTTAGCCAATACTTGACCACGCTCTACGTCTTCACGCTTAGTTCCACGCAACAATGCGCCGATGTTCTCGCCTGCACGACCTTCGTCAAGCAATTTACGGAACATTTCAACACCTGTACAAACGCTCTTAGTAGTGTCTTTCATACCAACGATTTCAACTTCGTCGCCAGTTTTAACAATACCACGTTCAACACGACCAGTTACAACCGTACCACGACCTGAAATTGAGAAAACATCTTCAATTGGAAGTAGGAAAGGCTTATCAATATCACGCTCTGGCTCTGGGATGTATGAATCAAGGGCTTCTGCAAGCTCGATGATTTTAGCTTCCCATTTCTCTTCGCCTTCAAGGGCTTTAAGAGCTGAACCTTGGATAACAGGTAAGTCATCGCCAGGGAATTCGTATTCAGAAAGTAATTCACGTACTTCCATTTCTACCAATTCTAATAATTCTTCGTCGTCTACCATGTCACATTTGTTCATGAAAACGATCATGTAAGGTACGCCAACCTGACGGCCTAACAAGATGTGCTCACGAGTTTGTGGCATAGGACCATCAGTCGCTGCAACTACTAAGATTGCGCCATCCATTTGAGCAGCACCAGTGATCATGTTTTTAACATAATCGGCGTGTCCAGGACAGTCAACGTGTGCGTAGTGACGTGCAGGAGTATCGTATTCAACGTGAGACGTTGAAATAGTGATACCACGCTCGCGCTCTTCAGGAGCGTTATCGATTTGATCGAATGCAGATGCGTTACCGCCGTACGTTTTAGCTAGTACAGTAGTAATTGCAGCTGTTAATGTTGTTTTACCGTGGTCAACGTGGCCGATAGTACCGACGTTTACATGCGGTTTAGTACGTTCAAACTTTGCTTTTGCCATTGTCTATTCCTCAGCAAATATACATTAAGAAAAAATTATTATTGAGATGGGAAAGAGAAGAGTGGTGCTGATAGGCAGATTCGAACTGCCGACCTCACCCTTACCAAGGGTGCGCTCTACCAACTGAGCCATATCAGCATTTCACAAAATGGAGCGGACGGCGAGAATCGAACTCGCAGCTTTAGCTTGGAAGGCTAAGGTATTACCACTATACGACGTCCGCACGATCTACTCTCATACATATCAAGTAAAAAGTGGTGGAGGGGGCAGGATTCGAACCTGCGAAGGCTGAGCCGTCAGATTTACAGTCTGATCCCGTTGACCGCTTGGGTACCCCTCCAGATTGATGGTGCCGACTACCGGAGTCGAACTGGTGACCTACTGATTACAAGTCAGTTGCTCTACCAACTGAGCTAAGTCGGCACGTCATCAAGTGGGTGCGGATATTAGAGTAACATTTGCCATCGTGCAAGAGGCAATTATTAAAAAAATACTTTTTTTGTGTTGTTTGCTTAAAAATTCAGCTAATTTGCTATTAAGTTACGTATTTGGGTGTTTTTAGAACAGTTATTCATATTAAATTTAGATGAATAAATATTCCAGTAAGCCAAATAAAACTAAATTTTCGTGAAAATAGTGATGTACAGGTGCGTTATTTTTCACCATTCTCTGTCCACCACCTGTAATAATCACAGAATATTCGGAATTTACCTCGGCAACTTTTTGCTCAGCAGCAAAAATAAACCCTTTAACGGCTGCAGCGCATCCCATATTGACACAATCCACTGTTTGCTTTCCTAACGACAAATCGTTTGGAAAAACATCATTCGCAAACACTAACTCGGTATTGTTAATTAAACTATCGCGCATCAAACTAAAACCTGGGGCTATCCATCCCCCTAGATGCCTATTCCCTAACACTAGATCACAGGTATTAGCCGTACCTAAATCAATAACAGCATAGGCTTGAGTTTGACATAACCTGCGGCCAGCCAATACAGCCAGCCAGCGGTCAGCGCCTAATGTGGCATAATTGCTGTACGCGCATTGCATGCCAAAGGCGTTAGTTTGGGTTTTCACTATCGTTAGGGGAACATCCAATTCTGTGCATAAGATCCGCAGTCGCGCAACTTGTTCGCCCTGTCCTACCGCTGCCACGATCACCCGCTGACTTTGGTTGATATTATCTTTAAGAGCCTTCACGTTATTACTACGCATAATAGCTAAAGGTTGACCGAAAACCTCTTTGCTTGCTTCTACCATTGCGCTCTTAATATAGCTGTTACCAATATCCAAGAGTAAAGCCTTAGTTCGCTCTGACACTGATTTCTCCACCGTTGTAAGCTTGCACACCGTCAGTTTGTTGTAACAGCAGTGCACCAGTTGCATCTATACCTTTGCAAATACCCTTTACCGTTTTATTGCCTATGACTAATGTAATAGGCTTGTCGCGAAACACATTGCGTTCACGCCAAGTTTCTATAAAAGTTTCAAGCCCCGAGTGACTAAAGACCTCCATACAACAAGTCAATTCATCAAGCAATAAGGCGCTGATGCGATTACGCTCAAACCCTTCGGGATTTAACGTTGTTAAATCAATCCACGGTTGGTCTATTTTCTCACTACCTACATCTAAAGCCATATTTAATCCCACGCCTATGATGCAGTCACAAGCACCGCCCATTTGCCCTTCCACTTCAATTAAGACGCCGGCTAATTTTTTTCCTCTGGCATAAATATCATTTGGCCACTTAAGTGCAATATCTTGATAGCCCGCCTTTTCTAATGCCCGTGTAATTGCCACACCGACGGCCAGACTCAGTCCTGAAATAGATTGATAACCGCCAGCAAATTGCCAAAACTGTGATAAGTACAAGCTTGCACCATAGGGGGAAACCCATGTGCGCCCTCGGCGACCTCGCCCTGCGGTTTGTGCTTCAGCAAGGCACACGTCGCCATTTTTCAATGTAGCAATACGTTCTTTGAGATACTGATTCGTGGAATCTATTACATTAAGCAGTATAAGTTGCTTAGCATCAAAGTGTTGGCAGTGCGTGGCAATTAATTCACTGTTTAGTAGTTGAATAGGTTCAGCGAGCCGATAGCCCTTGCCCGTTACACTGAATATATTTAGTCCCAACTCACTTAACGCTTTTATATATTTAGATACCGCGGTTCTAGAAATCCCCAACTCTTCGCCTAGGGTTTCGCCTGAGTAAAACTGGCCATCCGCCAATGCCTTTACAATATGGTTACGGATCATATCTGTTTGTTTGTTTGTGCCATGTCTCATAGTAAAACGGTTCCCTTGGCGCCGATTAATTGAACTTCGTGTTCTAATACAATATTGAACTGTCGCTCAACCGCTTGTTTAATCTTGCGAGCTAATGTGACCAATTGTGTTCCGGTACCTTGCCCTAAATTAGTCAGTACAAGTGCCTGTTCAGGGTGGCAACGAATATCGCCCTCCTGCTGTCCTTTAAAACCAAGTTGCTCGATCAGCCATCCCGCTGGAATTTTCACCTCATGGATATTCGTCTCATAATACGGCATATGGGGAAAACGTTGTTGAAGTAAACCCAGTGCTGTGCGGCTGATAATAGGATTTTTAAAAAAGCTTCCCGCATTACCCAGTCTTTTAGGGTCAGGCAATTTTGCTTGCCTCACCTCAACAACTTTATTAAATATATCTTGAGCACTCGGAGCGCTTAACGCCGCGAGCTCGCCGTAGGTAACCACAGGTTGCCAACTTTTTGCTAAAGAGAACGTGACGCCGACAATCATCACTTTTTGCCACAATTTATTTTTAAAAACACTATCTCGATAACCAAACGCACAATCCTTGTTCGCAATATGACATAACTGATTATTGGCGTAGTCAATGTATTGTACAGATTGGATAAAGCGCTCTATTTCAACACCATAAGCGCCAATATTTTGAATAGGGGCAGCGCCTACTGTTCCGGGTATCAACGCGAGATTTTCGAATCCACGTATATTATGCTGCAAACACCAAATTACGAGCTGATGCCAGTTTTCACCAGCGGCAACATTTAGCGTGTAATGACCGTCATCTTCACTTACGGTAATTCCTTTGAGCGCCATTTCAACTACTGTTCCCTCATAATCCTCGATAAAAGCAGTGTTACTGCCTTGACCAAGTAAATAAAATGGAGCGTATTTATGATGTTCGACAAAGTCGTGCGCATCGCTCAAGGTTTGAATACAGGCTAAGTCGTTACTGCTCGCTCGCAGTCCAAAGGTATGTAGATGTTGTAGAGATTTCAATATGACAACCCATTGACTATTTTGCGCCATTCTAGCCAAGGGATGAGGGAAAACAAAGGCGTGTTTTTGATTTCAACCAAGAGGTGTTAGCTTGCGCTCAAACCAAAAGCACGCTTAATACGACTCATTAAGCTGAGTCCTTATGAATATTTGAGCGAAAGTCTTTTACCCGATTATATACCACGCCTAAAATAGGTAACTCTGCCGCATGCACACGTTGTAGTGCTAGCAGCAAGTCGGCACTCTCGTTTTTTTGACATCGCAGACAATCATAATACCATCTACATACTTACCTACTGCAATAGCATACTGACAGTATCAATGGGTGGTTTTCAATTACCACCGGCTGGTAATAACTCCTCAGCTTTCACAGGAATGCGCAAAACTTGGTTTTGAGGTACAAGCCAGAACATCAGATGGAATAGGACGGCTAGGCATAAATAGGACTTAGCTATAATCACAAAATAATAGCCAATTACTCGCGGCGTACAGGACGTTAGCCACTAATGTATATGCTGAGTTTTAGCAACAGATGTATTCACGTTTTATTATTCTTATTATGTGAAAGTAAGCGTTTAAACACTTTTTATTATTTTTACATCGTAAAAGAATAGCGTTCAAATTCGCCTAGACTTTAGTCTAATAAGAACAAATGATATGTAAGTGTTGTTTGCTAAGGTCTAACAGGCAGGAATATAGAGCACAGATAAAAAAGCCGCCTCGATTGAGACGGCTATATTGATTTAATTTTCCAGAGGTTTAGGTGCCCCTGTTATTTTCATTTTTGGCTGACCATCAATAACTCTGACCGCCGTTTCCAATGCTTCAATTAATGTAACGCTTTCAAAATCGGCGAGTGTACTTCCGTTAATCGCCACCAGTACCTCTTTGACATCTTCGTTCATACCACAGATATACATTAATTTACCTGCTGCGTGGGTATCAGATGCAATCGTATCAACGGCCATCGCTGCCGATACATCCATTGCTGGCACCCGGGAAAAATCTAAAATTAGTACTTCAGACCCTGGTTTAACATGCTGTCGTACATGATGACCTAAGTCTGCAGCCGCACCAAAACTCAATGGACCTGAGAAATTAAATACGTTTACTTTTCCATGACCTTTTTCGAGTAAAGCTTGCTCTACCGGATCATTCGACACCTGAGGAATAGCCCGTAGTTGAGCAATTTGTATTTGAGCAATTTGTCTCACATACGCTAATGCCGCCAACACAACACCTACTCCAACCGCTGTGATTAAATCGACAAAAACGGTTAAGCCAAGTACAAGCACCATTAGTGCGAAATCCCAACGGGGTCCGTTATGCGCTCGTTTAATATAGCGCCAGTCGATGATATCAAGACCAACTTTAACCAAAATACCAGCTAAAACAGCATGCGGAATATTTGCAGCTAGAGGACTCAAACCCAATACAACGGCTAACAGTACTAGTGCGTGTACCATACCTGATAATCTAGTCTTACCACCAGAACGAATGTTAACTACAGTACGCATAGTCGCACCTGCACCAGCAATGCCACCAAACAATCCTGCAACTGTGTTACCAATACCTTGACCAATTAACTCTTTATTACTCTCATGACGAGTACGAGTCATGTTATCGGCAACAAGTGACGTTAATAAGCTGTCGATAGCGCCTAACACGGCCAAAATAAACGCCGCTTCTAACACAAGCCAAAAGTGACTTTGCTCGAACACTGGTATATGCAAACTAGGAAGGCCACTCGGGATTGCGCCTAGAACAGGTACGCTGGCAACTGCGAAACTAACAAGCGTACCAATAATCAACGCAGCCAGTGCTCCAGGCATGTATTTGCCTAATTTAGCAGGCCAGTAGTAAGCGATAGCCAACGTAAGCCCACCTAGCGCAAGTGTAACGAAATTAGTATTCGCAACGGCGTGCGGCAAATAAGACAGAGCACCTAGTGTTCCTCCAGGAGGCTCGTGACCCAGCAAACGACCGAATTGCAATATTATGATAATCGCACCGATGCCCGTCATAAAACCTGATATAACAGGATAAGGTACTAAACGGATGTATTGCCCGACGCCAAGAAAGCCAAATATAATTTGAAGAATACCGGCTAAAATGACTGCGGTGAAAATCAACTCAACATTACCTGACAAACTCGCAAACAAGCCTGCAAGAACTACTATCATTGGACCTGTAGGACCAGAGATTTGTGATGGCGTGCCACCGAATAATGCGGCAAAAAAGCCCACAGCAATTGCACCATATAAACCGGCTAAAGGGCCGAGTCCTGATGCTACGCCTAATGCTAAGGCAAGGGGTAAAGCAACTATACCGGCAGTAATACCACCGGTCAGATCGCCGCGTAAATTCGATAAATCTAATTTCATTTAATTCTTTATCCTGCCTGTTGCTTTAAACCAATAGTCGACTTAAATGCATTGTCGTTCGAATAACGCTCTGCCATCGGCATAAAACTTTCGCTTGATGGCTCGTAACAAAGAACTTCACCCGTCTCGATGTTGTACACCCATCCATGTATTTGCACTTCTTTACACGCTAAACGACCTGCAACTGAAGGATGCGTTTTAAGATGCTGAATCTGTAGTAACACATTTTCTTTAGTTATTTCGCCTAAATGCTCGCTACCAACACAGCCGTGTCTATGTCTAACAACTTCAGTGGCTCCCCTGCAATGGCCTAACCACTCCTTTACGTGTGGCAGCCCTTCTAATGCTTCAGGTGCCAACGCACCTTTCATAGCACCGCAATCTGTATGACCACATATTATAATGTGCTCAACACCTAAAGCCGCTACTGCGAACTCAATGGATGCGGTCATGCCTCCAGTTTGATTACTGTGAGGCGGAACAACATTACCCGCATTTCGGCAAATAAATAAATCGCCCGGACCTGTTTGTGTCACCATATTTGGATCGATACGCGAATCTGCGCACGTAATGAATAACACCTCTGGATTCTGACTCGTCGCTAGCTTTTGGAAGACTTCTTTGTTTTTTGGAAAAACATCTTTTTGAAATTTTGCTACACCTGAGATCACATGATCCATGACACACTCCTAATATTGAAAGTGATAAACACAGTTAGAGTATTTATCAGGCAATAGTTTTACCTGATAGCGTAATAGAAAAATACAGAGATTCGTGATAGCTTTTATCTATAAAGGAAACATTTGGAAATGCCGTTATGCCAATTATTGCGCCACAGCCTTCACTGAAACAGCTTAAATATTTCGTTGCAGTCGCTCAAAACCTTAATTTTCGCCGAGCGTCTCACATTTTACACATAAGCCAGCCAACATTAACCAATCAAATTATGAAGCTGGAGGAAGGTCTAGGTCTAACGCTTTTTGAACGTTCAAGGAACGGTACAATGCTGTCACCTGAAGGTAGGGAATTGCTGAAACATGCCGAACACCTACTGCAGACAATGACGGAGTTCCAAAATGTCGCTAGGGAATTATCTCAAGGCCCAAAAACCACCTTCAAATTAGGCATTCCACCCACATTAGGCCCTTATTTATTACCTTTTGTTTTACCTCAACTTCATCAACTTTACGATAAACTTAAATTTTACGTTCGCGAGTCGGCACCCAGCGAGCTATATACTGGACTGTACAAAGGGGACTATGATCTCATTATTTCTCCATTTTCTAGCCTTCCTGACGATTTTGTCACCGAACCGTTGTTTACCGAACCGCTTAAACTAGTGCTTTCTAGCGAGCATCCAATGAGTAAAGACTTACTGATAGAACCGAGACACCTAAAAGGACAAACAATCCTCACATTAGAGGATAAACACCATTTCCACCATCAAGTGTTAGACATATGTAATGAGTTAGGGGCTGTATTACAACAAGATTATGAAGGAACGAGTTTAGATACGTTACGCCAAATGGTCGTAATGGGCATGGGCGCGGCGTTTTTACCTGGATTATATGTGCACTCAGAAATGCACGTACCTGAGTCACTTCACGTATGTGAAATAAAAGATAAACCCATACTCCGTCAGCATGCACTCGCTTGGCGAAATACATCCCCTTCACGGGTATTTTTTCGAGAGCTTGCTGACCGTTTTCGCAGAATTATAAAAGCGCGTCTAAGTCACGTAGTTGAAGTGCACATCCCATAAGTACGAACGTAGCACTAGCACTAAGCATTATATTAATGATCTTCAGCATAGCTAATTGAGACTAACCATTAAACAAATTCCAGACATAAAAAAAGGGCTACCTTGGTCGCTGCGCGATTGAGGATAGCCCTTCTTCTTAATGGGACGCTGGCTGTGTCTTTCGGATACCGCGTATTACGTGAACCAGTATTGCATGGGATCCCCCGCATCACACTCGATGGATTAGGTTTCTCATACGGGAGTGGCATTGCGCGATGGCGCTTTAGAATAAAGCCACCTTGATGATGCTGTGTAGATTGTCTTGGGTATTTTCATTAGCCCAGAAACGAAAAAAGCCACCCGATTAAGGTGGCTTTGTTCTAAATGGGAGTCTGGCAGTGTGCTACTCTCGCATGGGGAAACCCCATACTACCATCGCCGCTAATGCGTTTCACTTCTGAGTTCGAGATGGGATCAGGTGGGGCCGCATCGCTATGGCCGCCAGACATAAACTGTTATCTATCAAGCTTGCACTCAATAAATCAATATGTAAAAAGCTGATGCCGTTCCTTTTCAGGTCAGGCCGTAATCATCGCTAAATCTCTTTAGTCTTACTCTTGATTATCAATACTTGTCTTCATACTTACGCAAATAACATA
This genomic window contains:
- a CDS encoding acyl-CoA dehydrogenase produces the protein MTNHSTAKFNWQDPLNLDGMLQDDERLIRDTAHQYCQQKLMPRILKGNRHEYFDRDIMSEMGELGLLGCTLPQEYGCAEVNNVSYGLLAREVERVDSGYRSAMSVQSSLVMYPIFTFGSDEQRKRYLPKLALGQWVGCFGLTEPNSGSDPASMLTRAQEVDGGYLLNGNKLWITNSPIADVFLVWGKLNGVIRGFILEKNMPGLSAPKIEGKFSLRASVTGEIVMLDVFVPAENILPNVQGLKGPFSCLNKARFGIAWGSLGAAEFCWHQARQYCLDREQFSRPLAANQLIQKKLADMQTEISIGLLACLQAGRLMDANALAPEAISLIKRNSCGKALDIARTSRDMHGANGISDEFHVIRHVLNLEAVNTYEGTHDVHALILGRAQTGLSAFG
- a CDS encoding aldo/keto reductase produces the protein MNYSELGHSGLSVSRVCLGSMTWGVQNTQQDADQQIEYALEQGVNFVDTAELYPVPPSGEKYGQTERIIGDWLGRHPERRKNIILASKIVGPGLSYIRQGSPISPASVIKAVDDSLKRLNTDYIDLYQLHWPNRTSPHFAKHAVGRVSFSKTDSAAETAQMLAVLQALNTCVEQGKIRFCGLSNETPWGLTQYLNLSKQYDLPRMVSMQNEFNLLHSKDWPYLIEHCVAENIAYLPWSPLAGGALSGKYLNNQRPEGSRWTLEQRNGIFRDTKNTELAVSGYVDVAKAHGLTPCELALAWCNNVDGVTSTIIGATNMTQLHENIAAFKKPLSEQAKVDIATVLKQYPAPF
- a CDS encoding ABC transporter substrate-binding protein is translated as MFKWLLLCFIFCAFSAQLVAKTPPQTTTLKVGVPGFAPFAYVNSENELTGSVVRYLDLLSVKTGIKFDIVLWPYARVISGVQRGTLDGALIFRNAQLDDYVTFIGPISKSKVIVLPQAGRNLSTYNQLLLLNHIAVIRGASFSTAFDEDTQLRKLQVSDYAQGLNLLRLNRVNAVVGSLQGIEYNLIALGENIQDFGTPLVLAENSNWFHFSKKSLHQNVIPDLTKAIEALYQPDLLYKLYKLPESPSPMNND
- the tuf gene encoding elongation factor Tu; this encodes MAKAKFERTKPHVNVGTIGHVDHGKTTLTAAITTVLAKTYGGNASAFDQIDNAPEERERGITISTSHVEYDTPARHYAHVDCPGHADYVKNMITGAAQMDGAILVVAATDGPMPQTREHILLGRQVGVPYMIVFMNKCDMVDDEELLELVEMEVRELLSEYEFPGDDLPVIQGSALKALEGEEKWEAKIIELAEALDSYIPEPERDIDKPFLLPIEDVFSISGRGTVVTGRVERGIVKTGDEVEIVGMKDTTKSVCTGVEMFRKLLDEGRAGENIGALLRGTKREDVERGQVLAKPGSINPHTKFEAEVYVLSKDEGGRHTPFFKGYRPQFYFRTTDVTGAVELPEGVEMVMPGDNLKFVVELIAPIAMDEGLRFAIREGGRTVGAGVVSKIL
- a CDS encoding type III pantothenate kinase; translated protein: MSERTKALLLDIGNSYIKSAMVEASKEVFGQPLAIMRSNNVKALKDNINQSQRVIVAAVGQGEQVARLRILCTELDVPLTIVKTQTNAFGMQCAYSNYATLGADRWLAVLAGRRLCQTQAYAVIDLGTANTCDLVLGNRHLGGWIAPGFSLMRDSLINNTELVFANDVFPNDLSLGKQTVDCVNMGCAAAVKGFIFAAEQKVAEVNSEYSVIITGGGQRMVKNNAPVHHYFHENLVLFGLLEYLFI
- the birA gene encoding bifunctional biotin--[acetyl-CoA-carboxylase] ligase/biotin operon repressor BirA; its protein translation is MRHGTNKQTDMIRNHIVKALADGQFYSGETLGEELGISRTAVSKYIKALSELGLNIFSVTGKGYRLAEPIQLLNSELIATHCQHFDAKQLILLNVIDSTNQYLKERIATLKNGDVCLAEAQTAGRGRRGRTWVSPYGASLYLSQFWQFAGGYQSISGLSLAVGVAITRALEKAGYQDIALKWPNDIYARGKKLAGVLIEVEGQMGGACDCIIGVGLNMALDVGSEKIDQPWIDLTTLNPEGFERNRISALLLDELTCCMEVFSHSGLETFIETWRERNVFRDKPITLVIGNKTVKGICKGIDATGALLLQQTDGVQAYNGGEISVRAN